TATCGAGGCGACGGGCCGCCCGAGTCTGGTGTATGAACTGCGCAACTACCTGCCGCCGGGTATAACCCTGGTGGAGCGTAATGCTGTCAGTTTTTTTATCAACCTGCTGACATCAGACAAAATCTGGGTGGCCTGCAAGCTTGACCTGTTGCATACACAGAACATGCTTAAAACCATAATCGATCAGATTGATCAGGAAGTCCTGTTTCTTGACCATGAGGGACGGGTTGTGGGCATGAATAAAGTCGTGGTGGATCGACTCGGAGTCCCCAAAAGGGAACTTCTTGGTCGTTCTTACTGCGAGATTTTTCTGGATTCCAGTAATGGTGAATGTGAGTTTTCCCAAGACCCCTTTGATCGGGCCATGGCTACTCGAACACCAGCAGAAGCCCTGACCAGTTCAGTGGATGAAGATGGGCGGGTCCGCTATTTTCGTGTCTACGTGACGCCGATTTTTGACGAAGACGGAGCCGCTAACCATGTTGTGGCGTCTAGGCGCGATATAACTCTCCGGACATCCATGGAAAATCGCTTGCAGCAGGCGGAGAAACTTGCTTCCATCGGCGAATTATCCACTTACATGGCTCATGAAATTCGCAACCCCCTGTTTACAATCAGTGGATTTGCCAATTCGCTTATGCGCTATGAAGGATTGGACGAAAAGGCCCGGGAAAAACTGGCCATCATACTTGATGAATCCAAACGGTTGGATGAAATACTCAAGAGTCTTCTCAACTTCACCCGTCCTACAGGGGCCGAGGTGCGCGAAGTCGATCTGAACCAACTGGTGAAGGCAACCATGGATGTCATGCAGTTGCCGTGCTCCAATCAGGATGTAAAAGCATACATCGACCTGGACCCGGATATGGCTAAAGTGCGGGCCAACCCCGACCTCATCAAGCAATGCCTCATTAATCTGGTCAAGAATGCCCTTGAGGCAATGGAAGGCGGTGGCAAACTGTTTGTCACGACCTCCATGCAAAAGAATAAAGCCTTGCTCTCCGTGGAAGATACCGGAGAGGGTATTCCTCTTGATATCCGTGATAAGATATTCAGTCCGTTTTTTTCCACCCGCGACAAGGGCTCCGGGCTTGGTCTGGCCCAGACCAGAAAAATTGTGGATGAAATCGGTGGAAAGGTTGATCTCATTTCCGTGGAAAATGTGGGTACAAAAATCACCTTGTCCCTGCCTCCCCTGCTGGCGGTTGCGGAAGACGACGAGTCCGAGTAAGGAATCTTCCACAACAGAGTTCATAGGGAATGCCGCGCCCGGTATGGGGAGCAGCATTTCATTCCAAAACGAACGCCGCACAAGGGATAGCAATGGAAACCATCGTCCTCGCCACCAACAACAAAGGTAAAATCAAAGAACTTTCCACCATGCTGGAACCATTTGGCGTCCAGGTGAAGAGCCTGTCGGAGTTCCCGGAGATCGGAGAGATTCCTGAGACCGGTGATACTTTTCTTGAAAACGCCTTTATCAAGGCGCGCACCGTGGCAAAGATTACCGGCCTTGTTGCGGTGGCGGATGATTCCGGTATCGAGATAGACGCTTTGGACGGTCGTCCTGGTGTCTATTCCGCCCGGTACGCTGGCGAAGAGTGTGATGACCACGCCAACAATGAAAAAATGCTGACCGAGATGAAAGACGTGCCCGACGAAAAACGCACGGGCCGTTACCGCTGTGTCATGGCTGCCTCTGCGCCCAACGGAACAGAGATCAACACGGACGGTGCTTATGAGATTCAGGTAGGCCATGACTACAAGGGTGCCGGTGGTTTCGGCTACGACGTCATCGTTATTGATCCTGAGCTGGGTTGCCATGTGGCTGAATTGGATGCCGAGGTCAAAAACAAGCGTTCTCATCGGGGCAAGGCCATGCAGAAGCTTCTCACGCTCTGGCCCGATTTCTGGGTCAAGGCCAACGCCTGATTCGCACGACCCTTTCACGCCTCCGGGTTGATATGATCAAAGACAAAAGAGAAGTATCATACTTCTCTTTTGTTTTTTTCGAGTAGCTTCTCTCAGCGCTCGTATCCGTTTCCGAAGCCGGCTTATAGATGCGAACCGCAGGCAGCGCCTGATGCAAATGCCCAATGCAGGTTGAAGCCGCCGAGGTGGCCTGTCACGTCCATGGCTTCGCCGATGACGGAAAGGCCCGGGACGTTTTTGCATTCCATGGTCTTGGATGAGATCTCGTCCGTATCGATACCCCCTACGCAGACTTCGGCCTTGGCGTAGCCTTCGGTGGATGCCGGGACTACGGTGAACCTGTGAATCCGGTTGGAAGCCGCTTCGATCTGTTTTGCTGACAGCTGACTGACAGCCGTTTCACCGAGTGCGCCGGAGAGCAACAGGCCGGGGAGCCTTTTGGGCAGAATGTGACCGAGCAGATTGCGGAATTGAG
The genomic region above belongs to uncultured Pseudodesulfovibrio sp. and contains:
- a CDS encoding ATP-binding protein, encoding MTRASYLKDKRYIIGVIGDIPTLLTFWQMFKDQSNDEALKEIGVVAAALPGESVLPEADDSGRRIPTYAGYKTMLEKHPEINMVIEATGRPSLVYELRNYLPPGITLVERNAVSFFINLLTSDKIWVACKLDLLHTQNMLKTIIDQIDQEVLFLDHEGRVVGMNKVVVDRLGVPKRELLGRSYCEIFLDSSNGECEFSQDPFDRAMATRTPAEALTSSVDEDGRVRYFRVYVTPIFDEDGAANHVVASRRDITLRTSMENRLQQAEKLASIGELSTYMAHEIRNPLFTISGFANSLMRYEGLDEKAREKLAIILDESKRLDEILKSLLNFTRPTGAEVREVDLNQLVKATMDVMQLPCSNQDVKAYIDLDPDMAKVRANPDLIKQCLINLVKNALEAMEGGGKLFVTTSMQKNKALLSVEDTGEGIPLDIRDKIFSPFFSTRDKGSGLGLAQTRKIVDEIGGKVDLISVENVGTKITLSLPPLLAVAEDDESE
- a CDS encoding XTP/dITP diphosphatase; the encoded protein is METIVLATNNKGKIKELSTMLEPFGVQVKSLSEFPEIGEIPETGDTFLENAFIKARTVAKITGLVAVADDSGIEIDALDGRPGVYSARYAGEECDDHANNEKMLTEMKDVPDEKRTGRYRCVMAASAPNGTEINTDGAYEIQVGHDYKGAGGFGYDVIVIDPELGCHVAELDAEVKNKRSHRGKAMQKLLTLWPDFWVKANA